AATTGTAAGTAAGGGGTATAAAAGACGGGAACGCCATGCACTTTGAAACGAGCATGCCACATTTCAGCATATTCTTCTTTCACGTATTGACGGATTTCTGACGCATCTACTGCCCAAGCATTGTCGCCGTGCAAACAGGACGTAAAGGTGGCATTTTTCATTACTCGATAATTATTACTTAGCGTTATATTATCAGCTTTGCCACGTCCTTGACGGCCGACAAATTCATATTCTGAATTTGTTAAATTACCATCGTGACTATCTAAATTAAATTCCGCATCTTTACCCAACATATTGATCTGATTATCTTTATAATCAAATCCATTGCGGACATAAGCCATACGCAAAGGCGTTGGCTGGTTTCCAGATTGTTTTACCTGCACAGATTGTGCTAACAAATGGCGATTGCCTTGTTTCAAATCTACATTACCTTGATAGGTAGCATCATTTGGCTGATTAATTTCTGCATTATCCGCTTCAATATATACAGGCAGAGAATTCACATCACCCGTCACGACTTCACCTCTAAATTTTGGCACGCCCATTAAACATTGTTCATGCAAATCCGCCAAACTTTGTTGGCTATAAAGTGCGGTCAAAATAGCAAGTGAAATTAAAGTGTGTTTTTTATTCATCGTCTTGTTTTAATTTGTCAGAAAATTGGTCAGATTATACTGGAAAAAGCGCAAGGCGAGTAATATTTTTCAAGAAGCGATTAATAGAATATCCACTGGATTATAATTAAATTTTTTGTCTATTGAACCATCAATACGCCAAGACAGCCCATATCTTCTAACATTAAATTCGATACTCCAAATAAGAATGGGTAGTTGCCAGAAGATACTTGATCAAATTTCACTAAAATTTGAGTTTTGTTTTTTACCCAAACTGTATCTTTCCAAGCTAATTCTTCTGCTTGAAATTGATGTTCTCCTTGGCTTTCCACCACAAATTTGGCACCTTGAATAGTAAATCCAACAGGTAAACTTGCATTTAAAATCCAGCGTTCAATGGTGCCTTTACGAGCCATAACATCAACCTTGCGTGGGTCAAAACGTCTTTGGTTTATTAAACCGTTTGTAACATCAATATTAAATTCTCGAGTTTGTGCAACGGCTTGTTGTAACATTGCTGGCGCATCCGTTTCGAAAGTTAGATTCGGTTGTTTATTAAATGCTGACATTTCTCCCTTGGCACGCAATTCAAGGACGGTGTTATCTGCCAGTTCATCGCCTGAGAACAACATATTTTTTATTTTGTCGTACAAGCTACGTTTACTTCCGCTAATGAGAGATACGTTGTCAATTTCATTCATATTAACGAGTATTTCTGCACGTTCTCCTGGCGAGAGAACCAAAGATTTGACCGATTTAGCTTTTGGTAAGAAACCTAAATCTTGTGCAATAAGCAGCATTTCTTGATCATTATCCAAGCGTAAATCATAAGCGCGAGCTAATGAAGCATTTAGCAAACGTAAACGAATCCAACCCCGTGCAACATCTAAATATGGTGCTTCAATACCATTCACTAATAAGCGATTGCCTACAAAGTGCGGTTGATTTTGTTTGAATAATTGGAGACCATCATTGTTAAATTCCATATCTTGTAAAATCAATGGAATGTCATCTACGCCGTATTTATTGGGAAGATTCGCTTTTAGGCTTTGTTCATCTTCAATTAACCACATTCCAACTAAGCCACGATAGGTTTGATAGGCTGAATTGGCTAATGTCGCAGAACGATACCAACAGCTTGCTGCGGGTTGTTCAATAGGCACGATGGGCGCCCAAGACTCGCCTTTTTTGAGAACTCGAGCTGCCCCGCCAAACAGTTCGCCTGATGCTTGTAAACCTTGAATAGATAAAGCAACTGATTGTGGCAAATTGTTATGATAATTAAGTTTGGCAAAGCTACCTGATTTGATTTTAATGGTAGGGCCAAGATAATTACCGTTGAATCCCCATACTGTCACATTGTGTGAGCCATCTAACGGATAATTCATTTCCTGCATTGTTAATACAATCGGGCGACCGCGACGGACTTCAATTAGTGGCGGCACAACTAGTTTTTCACGGCTTGCCGCTAACAATGGTGCGGGCACTGTGGAAAGTGCGGTAGAAATTGCAGCTGTTTTTAATAATTGACGGCGGGACAGGCGTGGCATTTTAGTTTCCTTTTGCTATCTCTTCATCAAGTTCGGCAATGCGTTTTTCCATTAGATCATGACAATAAGCCGCAAGATCTCGAACATTGTCTTTGGTATAGCCTGAAACATCAATCGGCTCCATTATTTCGCAAATCACTTTGCCATTATCCCAACGATTTAAATTAATTTTGTTATGCGTGGTTGAACACACCACTGGAATAATTGGTACACCTGCTGAAATCGCCGCATGGAATGCACCCGTTTTAAAGGGTAATAAACCGCGACCGCGATTGCGAGTGCCTTCTGGGAACATCCAAATTGATAAATTATCTTCATTAATTCGTCGTGCAAGCTGTGACATCGTATTATGCGCTTTTGTGCGGTTTTCTCTATCCAAGAAAATATTGCCCGTTACCCAATACAGAATGCCGAAGAAGGGTATCCAAATTAAGCTTTTTTTACCCACACTTACTGTGCGAGGTTGCACCATATAAGAGATTGTTACCATATCATAATTATTTTGATGATTACCGATATAAATAGCGCGGCTAATTTGCTTCTGATCTTGAGGAATACGATGTTCTACCTTTAAGCCAAAAAGTGGATATAAGCGTCCAAACCAACGAGCAACAATGCCTACGTTGCTTGGATTTTTAAAACGGATAAAAGAATAAATCGTACCCAGTACACAAATTAGAATACAGCAGATTAATACGAGGAAAATTCGAAGTAGTTTTAACATAAGGATGCCCTATACAAAATTTCGTTAAAGTATAGCAAATTCGATCTCAATATGTGCTAATCTAAACAAAAATCGTGGAATTTTTATGAAACATAGCTATTTTATTTCTGATTTGCATTTAAGCGAAACTCAGCCAGAATTGACCGCACTTTTTGTCGATTTTATGCAGAATCTTGCACCACAGGCTGAACGGCTTTACATTTTGGGTGATCTTTTTGATTTTTGGATTGGTGATGACGAGCAGTCTACATTGATTCAACAAGTTAAAGATTTAATTAAGTCTGTAAGTAATCAAGGTGTGCAATGTTATTTTCAGCACGGTAACCGTGATTTCTTGATTGGCGAACGTTTTTCAAAAGAAACAGGGATTCAGTTTTTACCTGATTATCAACTAATCACACTTTATGATAAAAAAATCTTACTTTGTCATGGTGATACACTTTGCATTGATGACGTGGCTTATCAACAGTTTCGTCGTAGAGTTCATCAAAAATGGCTACAACGTTTGTTTTTGTGCTTGCCATTAAAAGTGCGGTTGAAAATTGCGGAGAAAATTCGGGCAAAGAGTAATCAAGATAAACAAGCCAAATCACAGGAAATTATGGATGTAAACCAAGCCTTTACAACAGAAAAAGTACAAGAGTTTGGAGTGAATTTATTAATTCACGGACACACACACCGTGAGGCAATTCATCAACAAGAAGGATTTACCCGAATCGTATTAGGGGATTGGCGAAAAAATTATGCATCAATTTTAAAAATGGATGAAAGCGGAGAATTTGGTTTCATTAAAGATTAGAAGTGCGGTAAAGCAAAAACTCGTTATTTTACTTAATGATACTAGAATAATATTTATCCATAAAATCGTACCTAAAAGCTGGCGGATAAGCCCAACTTTTAGATACAGATAAAAGTGCGGTTAATTTAGGATTAGTTTTCTTTCGGTAAGCGAAGCAATGCGTAAATTAATCCTCCCCACAATAAGGTAAGGGCTATGATCATCATAATAATTGCACCAGTAGTCATTTTATTCTCCTTTAGTTTCATCAATCGTTAATTTGGTTTCGCTTTTCCATTTTAAGCGAGAAAGGAAAAATGCCACGACAAGTAAGCTAATAGACATCCCCCAACCAAAGGTGTTCACGAACCAGTTTGGATAACCTTCGTAACCTTCAGAGAAGACTTTTGCCCCTTCACTGAAAAGCATAAATGCTAAAACACCACTCGTTAATACAATGCATAAACGCCAGAAGAAACCCACTTTGAAAGATGAAGTTTCATTTAAGTGATTACCCAATAAACCGAGTTTTTCATTTGCCACAATCGCAATTAAAGACGCAAATGCTACGGCAACAATACCGAAATAGTTTACGAATTTATCGAACACATCTAACATCGGTAAGCCTGTTGTCGTGCCGAATAAGATGACAGAAACTATCATCATCGGTACACCCACGATGAATGTCACTTTTCCACGGCTAATACGAATTTTATCTTGAATTGCGGAAATAATTACTTCGATAACTGAGATGAATGAAGTTAATGCCGCAAAGGTTAATGAGCCGAAGAACAATACGCCTAGCACTTCGCCAAATGGTGCTTTGTTGATGATAGTTGGGAACGCAAAAAATGCTAAACCAATTCCGCCTTTTGCCACTTCACTGACTTCTTGACCTTGCGCTGTTGCAATAAAACCTAATGCTGCAAATACGCCGATACCCGCTAACACTTCAAAGCTACTGTTCGCAAAACCTACAACTAAACCACTTCCCGTTAAATCGGATTGTTTTTTGAGATAAGAGGCGTAAGTTACCATAATCCCAAATCCAATAGAAAGAGAGAAGAAGATTTGTCCATAAGCGGCAATCCATACACTTGGATTGGATAATTTTGTCCAATCTGGTGTAAATAATGCATCTAAACCTTTTGCTGCGCCGGGTAAGAATAAGGAATAAATCACAAGTGCCATAAACATCACAACAAGCACTGGCATTAATACGGAGGAGACCTTAGCAATTCCTTTTTGGACGCCCATAGAAAGTACGCCTAAGGCAACAATCCACATAGCAATTAATGGTGCGGTTACCATACCAACAAATTCAAAGCTGATACCGTTTTTAATATCGCCCATTTTTAAAAATTCGCCGATGAAGAAATCGATTGGTTTATCGCCCCACGCGCCAGTGAAAGAAAAATATGTGTAGCTTGCTGCCCAACCTAATACTACCGCGTAATATAACCCGATGATGACATTTACCATCATTTGCCACCAGCCAAACACCTCAAAGTGAGGGCTAAAACGACGATAAGAAAGTGGCGCGCCACCACGATGACGGTGTCCAATAGCATAATCTAAGAATAAAAGAGGAATCCCTGCGGTTAATAATGCAATAAGGTAAGGGATAATAAATGCGCCACCGCCATTTTCATAAGTGGTGTAAGGAAAACGCCAAATATTACCAAGACCGACGGCAGAACCAATTGCTGCCAGAATAAATGCACGACGACCAGAAAAAGTCTCACGCTTTTGTGCTTTTGGGGCTGAGTGAGCCATAAATTATCCTATGTAAAAAAATGAAAAGAGTTTCAATATAATGAAATCTAATCATCAGTCAATAAATAAGCCAAAAGAGCGGTAAAAATTAATGAATTTTTTAATAAAAAGAACATAAAACATTCAAAGCAAGCCAATTTTCACCGCACTTTTTTCGTTTTTTTTCGCGCCAAGCCCTACCAATGACTCGAAATTTCGCTACAATGCTGAACTTATCCCAAAATAAAAACAACAGGAAACAAACACAATGACAGGTGCACAACTCATCATGGAGTGCCTGAAAGCACACCATGTCACGACTCTTTTCGGCTATCCAGGCGGTGCAATCATGCCAACCTACGATGCCCTTTATGATGCAGGTTTAGATGCAATTAATCCAAATGATGATGTGTATATGGGAATGATTGGTATGCATGGTACAAAAGCTGCTAATTTTGCCGTGCAAGAAAGCGATTTATTACTTGTATGCGGTGCGCGTTTTGACGACCGTGTAACTGGTAAACTCGATACTTTTGCGCCTCATGCTAAAGTGATTCATTGTGATATTGATGCAGCAGAAATCCATAAATTACGCCGTGCAGATGTTGCATTACAAGGGGATTTAATCCAAGCACTAAATGCACTCAAACAAGATCTTGATATTGAACCTTGGCGTGAACAAATCAGAAATTTCAAAGCAAAATTAGATTTCACTTATGTTGAAAATCAAGGCAATCGCCTGATTGATCCTTGGGCATTACTCAACAGCCTATCTAATCGAAAACTAAATAATGCGGCACTCAACCGATTATTAAACAGTAAAACAGCCTATTTATTACAAGTATGTATTCCACCTGATGAATGTGTATGGCCACTTGTGCCACCGGATGCATGTAACGCGGATATGGTAGAGGATATGAATTAATGAATGAATATAAACTTGAACTCGTCGCTCGCCATCGTCCTGAAGTACTAGAACGCATTTTACGCGTAGCACGCCACCGCGGATTTACCGTTACAACAATGGACATGACACTCATTGAAACCCAAGTGCGGTTAAAAATCACTGTAAAATCTGACCGCACTTTTGATCTATTAGTGAATCAATTGGCAAAATTGCCAGATGTAAACGAAATAAAATAAGAATTAAGTGCAAGGCATTGCACGCTACTCTAACAAAATTTTACTCGGAGAGATTATTTATGCCAAAACTACGTTCAGCGACTAGTACACAAGGTCGTAATATGGCAGGCGCACGTGCCTTATGGCGTGCAACAGGAATGAAAGAAAATGACTTTGGTAAACCGATTATTGCGGTGGTGAACTCTTTCACTCAGTTCGTACCTGGGCATGTGCATTTAAAAGATATGGGACAGCTTGTTGCCGCAGAAATTGAAAAAGCAGGCGGCGTAGCAAAAGAATTTAACACCATTGCGGTGGATGATGGTATCGCGATGGGACACGGTGGAATGCTTTATTCTTTACCAAGCCGTGATTTAATTGCTGATAGCGTGGAATATATGGTCAATGCGCACTGTGCTGATGCGATGGTATGTATTTCCAACTGTGACAAAATCACTCCGGGAATGTTGATGGCAGCAATGCGCTTAAACATTCCAACTATCTTCGTTTCAGGCGGACCAATGGAGGCTGGCAAAACTAAACTTTCTGATCAATTAATCCGCTTAGATTTAGTTGATGCGATGATTGAGGCAGCCGATCCAAATGTGTCAGATGAACGTATTGATGCCATTGAACGTAGCGCTTGCCCAACTTGTGGTTCATGCTCAGGTATGTTTACCGCCAATTCCATGAACTGCTTAACTGAAGCCTTAGGTTTATCTTTACCAGGCAATGGTTCTATGTTGGCGACCCATGCTGACCGTAAAGAATTATTCTTAAAAGCAGGGCGTCAAATTGTTGAGCTTTGCAAACGTTATTACGAACAAGATGATGTAAGCGTATTGCCTCGTTCAATCGGTACTTTTAAAGCCTTTGAAAATGCTATGAGCTTAGATATCGCGATGGGTGGTTCAAGTAATACTGTTTTACACTTATTAGCGGCAGCACAAGAAGCAGGCGTAGATTTTAAAATGGAAGATATTGACCGTTTATCGCGCAAAGTGCCTTGTTTAAGCAAAATTGCACCAAACACCAATAAATACCATATGGAAGACGTACACCGTGCAGGCGGCATTATGGGATTGTTGGGTGAATTAGATCGCGCTGGATTAATTCATAAAAATACACACACCGTGCTTGGAATGAGTATGGGGGAACAACTAGACCAATACGATATTATTCGCAATCAAGATGAAGAATTACATAAATTCTTCCGTGCAGGCCCTGCTGGTATCCGTACAACTCAAGCATTCTCACAAGATTGCCGCTGGGATAGCGTCGATAATGATCGTGTAAACGGTTGTATTCGCAATAAAGAAAATGCGATTTCACAAGAAGGTGGCTTAGCCGTATTATTCGGTAATCTCGCTGAAGATGGATGTATCGTTAAAACCGCAGGCGTAGATGAATCTATTTGGAAATTCACAGGCACTGCAATCGTATTTGAAAGCCAAGAAGATGCGGTTGCAGGCATTTTGGGTGGCAAAGTTAAAGAAGGTCATATCGTTGTTATCCGTTACGAAGGCCCTAAAGGTGGACCTGGTATGCAAGAAATGTTATATCCAACCAGCTACTTAAAATCGATGGGCTTAGGTAAAAAATGTGCTTTATTAACGGATGGCCGTTTCTCTGGTGGTACATCAGGCTTGTCTATTGGACACGCTTCGCCAGAAGCTGCCTCTGGCGGTGCAATAGGCTTAGTACGCGATGGCGATATTATCAACATTGACATTCCAAACCGTGCAATTAACTTAGAAATCAGTAATGAAGAACTCGCAGCACGCAGAGCTGAACAAGATCAAAAAGGTTGGCAGCCTGCTAACCGTGAACGTGAAGTATCTTTCGCATTGAAAGTATTCGGTCACTTTGCCACCTCAGCGGACAAAGGTGCGGTACGCGATAAAACATTATTAAAATAATTTAACGGTTCCCCTTCCTTCATAAGAGGGGGATAAAACAAAGGAAAAACTAACCGCACTTCATCATCAAAACAAACACTATGAAAAACCTACTCACCAATTCTCAACCTTCTCAATCAGATTATATCAATGCCATTGTTAAACTTGGTTCACGCGTATATGAAGCAGCGCAAGTGACCCCTTTACAAAAAATGGGAAAACT
The Haemophilus influenzae DNA segment above includes these coding regions:
- a CDS encoding multicopper oxidase domain-containing protein yields the protein MPRLSRRQLLKTAAISTALSTVPAPLLAASREKLVVPPLIEVRRGRPIVLTMQEMNYPLDGSHNVTVWGFNGNYLGPTIKIKSGSFAKLNYHNNLPQSVALSIQGLQASGELFGGAARVLKKGESWAPIVPIEQPAASCWYRSATLANSAYQTYRGLVGMWLIEDEQSLKANLPNKYGVDDIPLILQDMEFNNDGLQLFKQNQPHFVGNRLLVNGIEAPYLDVARGWIRLRLLNASLARAYDLRLDNDQEMLLIAQDLGFLPKAKSVKSLVLSPGERAEILVNMNEIDNVSLISGSKRSLYDKIKNMLFSGDELADNTVLELRAKGEMSAFNKQPNLTFETDAPAMLQQAVAQTREFNIDVTNGLINQRRFDPRKVDVMARKGTIERWILNASLPVGFTIQGAKFVVESQGEHQFQAEELAWKDTVWVKNKTQILVKFDQVSSGNYPFLFGVSNLMLEDMGCLGVLMVQ
- a CDS encoding 1-acylglycerol-3-phosphate O-acyltransferase, whose product is MLKLLRIFLVLICCILICVLGTIYSFIRFKNPSNVGIVARWFGRLYPLFGLKVEHRIPQDQKQISRAIYIGNHQNNYDMVTISYMVQPRTVSVGKKSLIWIPFFGILYWVTGNIFLDRENRTKAHNTMSQLARRINEDNLSIWMFPEGTRNRGRGLLPFKTGAFHAAISAGVPIIPVVCSTTHNKINLNRWDNGKVICEIMEPIDVSGYTKDNVRDLAAYCHDLMEKRIAELDEEIAKGN
- the lpxH gene encoding UDP-2,3-diacylglucosamine diphosphatase, yielding MKHSYFISDLHLSETQPELTALFVDFMQNLAPQAERLYILGDLFDFWIGDDEQSTLIQQVKDLIKSVSNQGVQCYFQHGNRDFLIGERFSKETGIQFLPDYQLITLYDKKILLCHGDTLCIDDVAYQQFRRRVHQKWLQRLFLCLPLKVRLKIAEKIRAKSNQDKQAKSQEIMDVNQAFTTEKVQEFGVNLLIHGHTHREAIHQQEGFTRIVLGDWRKNYASILKMDESGEFGFIKD
- a CDS encoding methionine/alanine import family NSS transporter small subunit, translating into MTTGAIIMMIIALTLLWGGLIYALLRLPKEN
- a CDS encoding sodium-dependent transporter is translated as MAHSAPKAQKRETFSGRRAFILAAIGSAVGLGNIWRFPYTTYENGGGAFIIPYLIALLTAGIPLLFLDYAIGHRHRGGAPLSYRRFSPHFEVFGWWQMMVNVIIGLYYAVVLGWAASYTYFSFTGAWGDKPIDFFIGEFLKMGDIKNGISFEFVGMVTAPLIAMWIVALGVLSMGVQKGIAKVSSVLMPVLVVMFMALVIYSLFLPGAAKGLDALFTPDWTKLSNPSVWIAAYGQIFFSLSIGFGIMVTYASYLKKQSDLTGSGLVVGFANSSFEVLAGIGVFAALGFIATAQGQEVSEVAKGGIGLAFFAFPTIINKAPFGEVLGVLFFGSLTFAALTSFISVIEVIISAIQDKIRISRGKVTFIVGVPMMIVSVILFGTTTGLPMLDVFDKFVNYFGIVAVAFASLIAIVANEKLGLLGNHLNETSSFKVGFFWRLCIVLTSGVLAFMLFSEGAKVFSEGYEGYPNWFVNTFGWGMSISLLVVAFFLSRLKWKSETKLTIDETKGE
- a CDS encoding thiamine pyrophosphate-binding protein, with the translated sequence MTGAQLIMECLKAHHVTTLFGYPGGAIMPTYDALYDAGLDAINPNDDVYMGMIGMHGTKAANFAVQESDLLLVCGARFDDRVTGKLDTFAPHAKVIHCDIDAAEIHKLRRADVALQGDLIQALNALKQDLDIEPWREQIRNFKAKLDFTYVENQGNRLIDPWALLNSLSNRKLNNAALNRLLNSKTAYLLQVCIPPDECVWPLVPPDACNADMVEDMN
- the ilvM gene encoding acetolactate synthase 2 small subunit, with product MNEYKLELVARHRPEVLERILRVARHRGFTVTTMDMTLIETQVRLKITVKSDRTFDLLVNQLAKLPDVNEIK
- the ilvD gene encoding dihydroxy-acid dehydratase, which encodes MPKLRSATSTQGRNMAGARALWRATGMKENDFGKPIIAVVNSFTQFVPGHVHLKDMGQLVAAEIEKAGGVAKEFNTIAVDDGIAMGHGGMLYSLPSRDLIADSVEYMVNAHCADAMVCISNCDKITPGMLMAAMRLNIPTIFVSGGPMEAGKTKLSDQLIRLDLVDAMIEAADPNVSDERIDAIERSACPTCGSCSGMFTANSMNCLTEALGLSLPGNGSMLATHADRKELFLKAGRQIVELCKRYYEQDDVSVLPRSIGTFKAFENAMSLDIAMGGSSNTVLHLLAAAQEAGVDFKMEDIDRLSRKVPCLSKIAPNTNKYHMEDVHRAGGIMGLLGELDRAGLIHKNTHTVLGMSMGEQLDQYDIIRNQDEELHKFFRAGPAGIRTTQAFSQDCRWDSVDNDRVNGCIRNKENAISQEGGLAVLFGNLAEDGCIVKTAGVDESIWKFTGTAIVFESQEDAVAGILGGKVKEGHIVVIRYEGPKGGPGMQEMLYPTSYLKSMGLGKKCALLTDGRFSGGTSGLSIGHASPEAASGGAIGLVRDGDIINIDIPNRAINLEISNEELAARRAEQDQKGWQPANREREVSFALKVFGHFATSADKGAVRDKTLLK